In Ooceraea biroi isolate clonal line C1 chromosome 1, Obir_v5.4, whole genome shotgun sequence, the genomic stretch aaaaacgaaataataataatagtaataataataaaacagaacATAAAAGAATAGATGATCGGGCTGTCGAGGAGGAGTTACGTTTACACGGGACTCGAAAGTACGATTCACGGGCGGAAATATACCGTCTGCCCGCGAATCGATGTAAAATGCGTCGCTCGCGTGCTACCGCTAAACTGCGCTAGTAACGGTAGTCGTACGAGTCTTGAAAGACAAACTCGAGcaattctctcctctctttttctcttgcctcctctctctctctcttctctctctcttgctctttcgcTTTCCTTTGTGTCTCGAGTGTCCACACAATCACAATATGTCGAATTTCATCGTTAAAGTTGAATTGTGCGCCCTTTTTTTAACGCGAGAAACGTCGCGTCATgcgtttttctcctttttttctctttttccttttttgttttttttcttttttttacggaAGGAAAGAAATTCGTAGGTATTCGCTTGATAATTACGTATGCGCGATCcgttaatactttttaaacaGACACCGAGAAGAAACATTTCCACCGAACGTATTTCGTCGGTACGTACATGTCTATGTTATACGataaacgataataatatccTAAATGTATCATTATACGACGAGATTCGATCGCGGTTCCTATACCGtatttgttccttttttttacttttgctTCTCCGTTTGCTCGTTTATCAATAGCATTATAGGCAGTGTTCGTTGAGAAACTGCTACGGTTGCACACCGAAGAATGTGCAAAATTCGATTCGTGATACGATTGCGCGCACTTTACGCTCGACTCCCGTTGCCCTTAAAAACTACCGTCTTCTTCCTCGCCGCCATCGGTATGCACGCGGGTGTCCattaagatatttataaacatttataagaCGTGTAACTTAAAATAAGTATCTCATGTTTATCGAGCAACGTAAATCGTTGAACTTGCTCGCGCTAACGCTAAGAGAACGTTAATCAAAAATAAGCCGCTCGCTTTTAAAGACGTCGCTCAGTGTAGCGCGAGAGTGGACTGAGAAAGCGCGTCGTTCCTTGCCGCGGACAAGCATCATGCTAAATGAGGATCATAGAGACATGGAACGTCGCTAAGGAAACCTGAGAATTTCTTTCCTTTGCAGACTAACTTCCCGCGCGTAATATAACCGAGATTAGCAGCGATGCACGTCCGTGATAACGGAgtacaaatagaaataatagtaAGTGTAGTAGTAATAACAGCGGTAGTAGTAGCAGCAATAATAGTAGTTGTAGTAATGGTAGTAATGgtagcaacagcagcagcagcaacagcagcagcagcagcagcggtcGTAGCGGTAATTGCAGTAGTAGCATCAGTGGCTATGTGTTGATGATGGTGACGTACTTCACTCGTTGTGTGTATGGAGCTTGAATCGATTTCTAACGATTTGCAATTGACAACGAGTCCCGTTTCTCACTTATCAGTGCGCGATGAGCAACCAGAGCCGCTCCTCCGGTAACCACGAGAGAGAGGTCCCCACAATCGCCGTAGCCAGCGACCACCGATAAAAATCCACTGTGATCCCGTGGGTCTAATATCGGACGATTCTTTTTTACTTCGGAGTTAGGAGTTGAAGGCAAAATCACAGAATGACGCAGCACCGACAGTATCGTTGTCGCGAGGCTCCCGCACTGGGTGGCGGTGTCGGCGGTGCGAAATACGCGTGCACCTTTAAGTTCGGTAGGTGGGCCTGAAACAGGACGAACGACGATTTAATGTTGATGTCCATAATAAATTCACAGCATTAATCAATCAGCGGTAACCAACAGAGGCAACGAGTCTCTGCAGTCGATACGGTCTTGCGACTCTTGTGCGCGCGGTGCGTTTAGCAacaaaaacagaaagaaaaagaagcgagagaaaggCGAACATTCTAAGTTTGTATTAGTCTGTAGACAGTGTATTATAAACCGTGCTCACGAGGCCGTTAAAAGCGTGATTCATCGGCAAGCGGAAAAAGCGACATTAATTACATTCCGTTCGAAGCATCGTAATGACGTGGAATTATGCTTTTTGCGGAATGCACGATTTACAATTCACAGTTCAATTGCGTGATATGCAAATGTCGCGTGCTAaatgtaatctttttttttctgcttAGTGCGCTTCTGCGTATAACGCGCGATTGTCGGATAAAAATACTGATAAAACGGGACAATACTCTGAGTTTACGTATGCCCTCTCTGGTAATGTGTAGGCAGTCGTAAAGTTCGATACGCTCAAGATTGTGGCAGGCCTGCATCAGATGGTTCAGACCGTTGTCCGTGATGTTCGGGCAGTTGTCCAGCTCCAAGACGGCTAGGTGTTCCGCCGCGCAAGGCGACAGCGCGATTTGTCGGAGGCCTTCGTCGGTGATCTGCTCGCAGTGTGACAGACTCTGTACGCGGAAATGGCAAACGTGACTCTCTCTCGCATTCCCATTGTCGTAGCACTCAATATGGATATGCTAAACGCTCTACTTGCTCGCGGGTATTTAAAGAATGTCGATGTTTAAAGCTCAGACACTCACTAGTTTCTCCAACCTCGGGCAACCCATCGCCAGGTGAGTGAGGGTGGCGTCGGTGATTAAAAGGCACTCTTCCAGATCCATCTTCTCGAGTAGTTTGCAGTTCTGAAAGTCGAAAGTTGAATAGAGTTTCGCTATTCGCGCGCATTTACGAACAAACGAGCGGCTCGCTCGCCAGATCAACTCACTCTCGCGAGGGCCTGAAAGCCCGTATCCGTGAAATGGGTGCACGCGACGCACTCGAGTACACTGAGGAGTGGACAGTGTTGTGCCAGGCTAATCAACGTCGCGTCCGTTAAATTGGGGCAATTCGACAGGCAAACGTAATGCAGCCGTGGACACCGTTCGCTAAGTTCTCTAACTCCGTCGTCCGTTATATTCTGCAACAAAGATCCTAAGATGATTTTCAATGCTTGCAATGCAACGTCCACGCTTCTTAAATCGCGCagaaatttatgaataaaattatattatatactttgaaCGTACGTAATTTTCatcaattatgtaaaatttgttGCCGACTAGATatgaataatgaaattctTGAATATTGGCACGATCATAAATTTCATACTTATTTCCgtattaaatcataaaatctCCGTGTTATTAAATCTAATACAAGCTGCAAATATTGCTTGACGCGAATAACGTTTCCCCACTTTCTCGgctcgaaagagagaaaccgccaatttctctttttcagtGAACGAGTCTCGTCTCGACGAGAAGCACGGCAGAGCAATATCTCGTCGGCGACAAATCCACCGTGCGGCGTCTATCCGACGGCCGCAATTGTTCCTCTTTGCGTAACACGCGGATTCGCGGAGTCAATGGGATAAGTACCCTGCATTCGTGTAGATTGATGGCTTCGAGATTAGGACAGTAGCGCGCTAAGCACATCACGGCCTTGTCCGTCAGCTGGCGGCATCCCTTGCTCAGAAAGCTCCGGAGCTCCGGGCAGCCCTTGGCGAGCGCGTCAACCCCGTTGTCGGTGAGCAACTCACACCACGAGAGGTTGATGTGAGTGAGTAGCGGGCAACCGGCCGCGAGATCCTTCAGGGACATGTCCGTTATCTCGGGACACGAGTCCAGATTCAGTCGCTGCAGCTTGGGGCAGTGGCTGCTGAGGGCCGCGCAGGTCGCGTCCGAGATCCTCTTGCACTGGCTCAGATTGAGCTCCTCGATATTAGGACACGATTGGGCTAGGGTGCGCATCGAGTTGTTGCCGATACTCTGGCATCCCTTGAGCGAGAGCTGCCTGAGAAATCCGCCACAACGCCTCGAGATATTTTCTATCACTGGTCCCTACGCAAGAAAACATACCATCCATCGTTATCCTACTGCGCTAATCGCGAGCCGAAAGGTACacagaatatgcaataaagtgGCGATTGGATCCCTATTTACCTCCACATCTCGTTGAAAGTCGAAGAGATCGATCCTCTGCCAATTGGACCCATCGAGCGCTAACACGTTCCAGGCCTTGCTCACTTGGGCACAACGGCATAGTGATACGACATCGAGGTATGAAAAAATTCTGTCAATCACAGAGGAGACCTGTTAATGCGAGTGTGTCTCGCGATTACTTAACACCTTGCGAACGGTCAAATGTGGACTCAAGCTTTTCGCGGAACTGATGAGAACGTAAAGCGTTTACGTGCACGTACCAAACACGAAGGctccaaaaataaaaaacatttgaaaTACGAAAAACCTGAGATAATAAATCttctataaatacaaaatatcgtgacataatttttgtttcgttTTTGGACAAACTTCTGAATAGAGAGCGATCCAAATATGTTTCCACTTTATCGCTTTACGTAAGATTTCAAATATAAACGTAACGACATAATGTGCT encodes the following:
- the LOC113561804 gene encoding F-box/LRR-repeat protein 20 isoform X2, with protein sequence MIHSGRTRLELTWVFHDDEAQINKKLPKELLLRIFSYLDVVSLCRCAQVSKAWNVLALDGSNWQRIDLFDFQRDVEGPVIENISRRCGGFLRQLSLKGCQSIGNNSMRTLAQSCPNIEELNLSQCKRISDATCAALSSHCPKLQRLNLDSCPEITDMSLKDLAAGCPLLTHINLSWCELLTDNGVDALAKGCPELRSFLSKGCRQLTDKAVMCLARYCPNLEAINLHECRNITDDGVRELSERCPRLHYVCLSNCPNLTDATLISLAQHCPLLSVLECVACTHFTDTGFQALARNCKLLEKMDLEECLLITDATLTHLAMGCPRLEKLSLSHCEQITDEGLRQIALSPCAAEHLAVLELDNCPNITDNGLNHLMQACHNLERIELYDCLHITREGIRKLRAHLPNLKVHAYFAPPTPPPSAGASRQRYCRCCVIL
- the LOC113561804 gene encoding F-box/LRR-repeat protein 20 isoform X1, giving the protein MIHSGRTRLEKKVSLQQLVGGVGGGSQVLAIEESEKGGSGTGGQWWKQQHPSYHHHYHHHHHQQHYHHQGGYYTSQSHTHNNPVTTMKQSYMQLTWVFHDDEAQINKKLPKELLLRIFSYLDVVSLCRCAQVSKAWNVLALDGSNWQRIDLFDFQRDVEGPVIENISRRCGGFLRQLSLKGCQSIGNNSMRTLAQSCPNIEELNLSQCKRISDATCAALSSHCPKLQRLNLDSCPEITDMSLKDLAAGCPLLTHINLSWCELLTDNGVDALAKGCPELRSFLSKGCRQLTDKAVMCLARYCPNLEAINLHECRNITDDGVRELSERCPRLHYVCLSNCPNLTDATLISLAQHCPLLSVLECVACTHFTDTGFQALARNCKLLEKMDLEECLLITDATLTHLAMGCPRLEKLSLSHCEQITDEGLRQIALSPCAAEHLAVLELDNCPNITDNGLNHLMQACHNLERIELYDCLHITREGIRKLRAHLPNLKVHAYFAPPTPPPSAGASRQRYCRCCVIL